A genome region from Nodosilinea sp. FACHB-141 includes the following:
- a CDS encoding NAD(P)H-dependent glycerol-3-phosphate dehydrogenase: MLVAPASQQIIATYKNRPVTLAILGSGAWGSALAHIAATNHHTVRLWSRSGSVSLRNAVVGADVILSAISMKGVLDLVTQLKSLAIPETTVLMTATKGFDPETTLTPSVIFQQAFPNHAVAVLSGPNLSKEIEAGLPAATVIACVNETAAEAVQHVFASDHFRTYTSTDPLGAELGGTLKNVVAIAVGVCEGLNLGSNARSALITRALPEVMRIGTHLGGHPETFLGLSGLGDMLATCTSALSRNYRVGYGLAQGKSLEQVLEELGSTAEGVNTAYVLHDIAQREQLSAPISQQVYLLLKGDISATEAVAALMERKLKAEDYQEVLQCE; the protein is encoded by the coding sequence AAAACCGCCCGGTCACCCTCGCCATTTTGGGATCCGGCGCCTGGGGCAGTGCGCTGGCTCACATTGCCGCCACCAACCACCACACCGTGCGCCTTTGGTCGCGATCGGGCAGCGTTTCTCTAAGAAATGCCGTCGTTGGGGCAGATGTAATTTTGTCGGCCATCTCCATGAAGGGAGTGCTAGACCTGGTCACTCAGCTCAAATCGCTGGCTATTCCTGAAACCACAGTGCTGATGACGGCTACCAAGGGCTTTGACCCGGAAACTACCTTGACGCCATCGGTAATTTTTCAGCAGGCGTTTCCCAACCACGCGGTGGCCGTGCTCTCTGGTCCTAACCTTTCTAAGGAGATTGAGGCCGGGCTGCCTGCTGCCACGGTGATTGCCTGTGTCAACGAAACCGCCGCCGAGGCCGTACAGCATGTGTTTGCCTCAGACCACTTTCGCACCTACACCAGCACCGACCCTCTGGGAGCTGAATTGGGCGGCACGCTAAAGAATGTGGTGGCGATCGCAGTCGGTGTCTGCGAAGGGCTCAATCTGGGCTCTAACGCGCGATCGGCCCTGATCACCCGCGCCCTGCCCGAGGTCATGCGCATTGGCACCCACCTGGGCGGACATCCCGAAACCTTTTTGGGTCTCTCGGGCTTGGGGGACATGCTGGCCACCTGCACCAGCGCCCTCAGCCGCAACTACCGGGTGGGCTACGGCCTCGCCCAGGGGAAATCTTTAGAGCAAGTTTTAGAAGAGTTGGGCAGCACCGCCGAGGGCGTCAACACCGCCTACGTGCTCCACGACATTGCCCAGCGAGAACAGCTCTCAGCGCCGATTTCCCAGCAGGTGTACTTGCTGCTCAAGGGTGACATCTCAGCCACAGAGGCCGTCGCCGCCCTGATGGAACGCAAGCTCAAAGCCGAGGACTACCAAGAGGTCTTGCAGTGCGAATGA
- a CDS encoding rhodanese-like domain-containing protein, giving the protein MTNFPEQVDNVTNQAAEQAQNLTEPAGNVVSQVPERTEEFARKADDASHQVSDQVESAKATVTKPLPKPPAMSANQAPAEELLKRLQWGEPALTIIDVRSREDFNNERITGAVPMPIDHVLDNAENALEHKRDIYVYGDSADDAASQLRQAGYASVAVLQGGLSAWKAVGGPTEGVYAFSSPLKD; this is encoded by the coding sequence ATGACTAATTTTCCTGAGCAAGTCGATAATGTCACTAATCAGGCCGCCGAGCAGGCTCAAAACTTGACTGAGCCAGCAGGGAATGTCGTTAGCCAAGTTCCTGAGCGAACCGAAGAATTTGCTCGCAAAGCTGATGATGCGTCCCACCAAGTTTCTGACCAAGTTGAATCGGCAAAGGCTACAGTGACCAAGCCTTTGCCCAAGCCCCCCGCTATGTCGGCCAACCAAGCACCTGCCGAAGAACTGCTCAAGCGTCTACAGTGGGGCGAGCCAGCGCTGACTATTATTGACGTGCGCAGTCGCGAAGACTTCAACAACGAGCGGATTACTGGCGCTGTGCCCATGCCCATCGACCATGTTTTAGATAATGCTGAGAATGCCCTAGAGCATAAGCGCGATATCTATGTCTATGGCGATAGCGCTGACGATGCTGCTAGCCAGCTCCGTCAGGCAGGCTACGCCAGTGTAGCTGTGCTACAGGGTGGACTTTCGGCATGGAAGGCCGTTGGTGGCCCTACCGAAGGCGTCTATGCTTTTTCATCACCGCTCAAGGATTAA